CGTTGACGATCACGTGGGTGAGCGGCTCCGGGCCGGACTTCGTCCCCTCGACCCGTTTGACCGCCGCCTGCTCACGATCGATCACGATCAAAGAATCCCGGCCGCGAATAACCCACCCCGGGAAATGGTTCAAGAATCTGGGGTTGCCGGCTTCCAGGTTTAGGGCAAAATAATTCAGCACGCCAAGGTTGTTGGTCCGGAGCGCGTCTTTGGTCGGGTCCAGCTCGACCGGTATCTCCCAGCAGGCCGAACTGAAATGCAGGCCGATCCGGCGCTCCCCCAGGATACCCAGCAACCGCCGGTCGAATTCATCGACAGTTTTCCGCCAGGGGGCGATCCGTTCATACCAGCTGCCGGTCAATTGGGCGATCGCCTCCGGCCTGGCCGCCAGTACCCGGCCAAATGCTCGCCGGCGCTCTTTGGTCGCCGCCAGATCGGGCATGATCAGGCCCAAAGCCCGGGGAGTTATTCTCATTGCTTGCCGCGCCATACACCAGAGCATCGTGGCTTTTGGGCGATGATTTCAGACGGATAAAGGGAATTACCTACAACCCCCGGTTCCTCCACCCCCGACTTCGTGGTATAATTTCCCCGTGCAGACTCTCAATTTCCAGGATATTGTTGCCGCGCTCAACGGCTACTGGGCCGACCAGGGGTGCGTCATCCGCCAGCCGTACGACGTCGAAAAAGGGGCGGCCACCATGTCGCCGGCCACGTTCTTCGGCGCCCTCGGCCCCAAAGAGCATAATGTCGCCTACATCGACCCGGTCCGCCGGCCGACCGACGGCCGCTACGGGGAGAACCCGAACCGCCTCTTCCACTACTTCCAGTACCAGGTGATCATGAAACCGGCGCCTTTGAATATCCAGGACCTCTACCTCGATTCGCTCCGGGCGATCGGCATCGAACCGGCCAAGCACGACGTCCGCTTTGTCGAGGATAACTGGGAATCCCCCACCCTCGGCGCCTGGGGGACCGGCTGGGAAGTGTGGGCGGAAGGGATGGAGATCACCCAGTTCACCTACTTCCAGCAGTGCGGCGGGTTCGACTGCAAGCCGATCCCGGTCGAGATCACCTACGGCCTGGAGCGGATCGCCATGTTCATCCAGAAAGTGAACAGCGTCTACGAGATCAAATGGAACGACACCGTGAAATACGGCGACATCTACCTGCCGCAGGAACGGGAACAGTCCAAATACAATTTCGAGACCGCCGACATCGAAGCGGTCACCCTCCTCTTCGGCATCTACGAAAAAGAGGCGCTCCGGCTCCTCAAGAACGGCGAGATCATTCCGGCGTACGACTACATTCTCAAATCGTCCCACGCTTTCAACATTCTCGACGCGCGGGGGGCGATCTCCGTCTCCGAGCGAATGGCTTTCATACTAAGGATAAGGAAGATGGCGCGCCAGTGCGCCAAATTATATGTCGAACGTAATACTTGAGCTTGGCTGCGAGGAGATCCCGGCGCGTTTTATGCCCGGGTTCCTCGCCGACTTGAAGAAAAAAACGGAAGAGAAGCTGGTCCGCGACCGGCTGACGTTTAGCGCCGTCGAGACGCTCGGCACCCCGCGCCGGCTGACACTCTACATCGAGAACCTCGCCGCCAAACAGCCCGACGTCACCGAAGAGCTGAAAGGGCCGCTCGCCGACGCAGCGTTCGATCCCTCCGGCAAGCCGACCCCGGCGGCGCAGGGGTTCGCGAAAGCCCACGGCGTGACCCCCGACAAGCTCTTTGTCCGGACGATGGGGCCGAAGAACTTCGTTTTTGCCAAGGTCACCCGCCAGGGAAAAAAGGCGGAAGAAGTATTAAAGACCCTACTGCCGGAGATCATCTCGTCGCTTTACCAACCGCTCTCGATGCGCTGGGGCGAGCTCGACTACAAGTTCATCCGCCCAATTCACAACATCCTCGCTCTCTGCGGCGCCAAAGTCGTCAAATTCGACCTGGCCGGTATCAGCTCCGGCAATAAAACTTTCGGGCATCGCTATACAGCGGCCCGCGCCCCGCAGCTCGTGACCCGCGTCGCCGACCTGCCGGCCTACAAAAAGCAGCTGTTAAAGCTCGGCGTGGTGGTTGACCAGGACGAGCGGAGCGCGTCGATCAAAAAACAGGTCGAGGCGGCGGCCAAGAAGCACGGGGCCGCGGCGCTGATCACGGACGACCTCTTAAGCGAAGTGACTTTCCTGGCGGAAAACCCGGTCGTCTATGTCGGTTCGTTCAAACAGGAGTTTCTCGACATCCCGCAGGAAGTCTTGATCACCTCGATGAAAAAGAACCAGAAGTATTTCCCGCTGGTCGACGCCGGCGGCAAGCTCCAGGCGAAATTCGCCGTGGTGACCGACGGCTGTACCAACGCCAAAGTGGTCGAGGGGAACGAAAAGGTCCTGACCGCCCGCCTCTCCGACGCCCGCTTCTTCTTCGAAGAAGACAAGCGCGAACCGCTTCAGATGCGGATCGCCGACCTCGAAAAAGTCGCCTTCTTCGAAAAGCTCGGCACTATTTACCAGAAGACCGAAAGAATGGCCAAGCTCGGCGAGTGGCTCGGCAAACGGCTCGGCCTCGACGAAACCGGCCTTAAGCAGGTTAAACGGATCACCCAGCTCTGCAAAGCCGACCTGACGACCAAAATGGTCTTTGAATTCCCCGAACTGCAGGGGGTCATGGGGCGCGAGTACGCCAAACTCTCCGGGGAAGACCCGGCGGTCGCCCTCGGCATCTTCGAGCATTACCTCCCCCGCTCGGCCGACGACGAACTGCCCAAGTCGCTGCCGGGAACGGTCGCCGCGCTGGCGGACCGGCTTGATTCGATCGTCGGCTCCTTCTCCGCCGGCAACATCCCGACCGGCTCGGAAGACCCGTACGGGATCCGCCGCGCCGTCCAGGGGATCATCAAGATCGTCATCGATAAAAAACTCGACCTGCTCCTCGACGAGGCGTTCCAGCACTCCCATAAACTGTACGAAACGCTCCTCCCCGGCAGCCGCGATTATCCCAAAATTAAAGCGGCCATCCTCGACTTCTTCGTCGCCCGGCTCCGCCCGCTCCTCCTCGACCGGGGGATCCGCCACGACGTGGCCGAAGCGGCGCTCGGCGATTTCAACGACATCCTCGACGTCGTTGAAAAGGCGGACGCCTTGAACGCCGTCGCCTCCGAACCGTGGTTCGCCGGCGTCATCGCCTCGGCCGACCGTCTCTCCCGGATCGCCGGCCACGCCACCCGCGAGAACGTTTTGGAGCACGACCTGGCCGACCCGGAAGAAAAAAACCTCTACCAGCTTTACCTCAAGGTCAACGTCGCGGTCGCCGAGCTCTGCCAGAAGGAAAAATGGGCGGAAGCGGCCAAGACGCTCGCCCAGCTCACCGACCCGATCGAGCTCT
This window of the Candidatus Margulisiibacteriota bacterium genome carries:
- a CDS encoding glycine--tRNA ligase subunit alpha, which produces MQTLNFQDIVAALNGYWADQGCVIRQPYDVEKGAATMSPATFFGALGPKEHNVAYIDPVRRPTDGRYGENPNRLFHYFQYQVIMKPAPLNIQDLYLDSLRAIGIEPAKHDVRFVEDNWESPTLGAWGTGWEVWAEGMEITQFTYFQQCGGFDCKPIPVEITYGLERIAMFIQKVNSVYEIKWNDTVKYGDIYLPQEREQSKYNFETADIEAVTLLFGIYEKEALRLLKNGEIIPAYDYILKSSHAFNILDARGAISVSERMAFILRIRKMARQCAKLYVERNT
- the glyS gene encoding glycine--tRNA ligase subunit beta, translated to MSNVILELGCEEIPARFMPGFLADLKKKTEEKLVRDRLTFSAVETLGTPRRLTLYIENLAAKQPDVTEELKGPLADAAFDPSGKPTPAAQGFAKAHGVTPDKLFVRTMGPKNFVFAKVTRQGKKAEEVLKTLLPEIISSLYQPLSMRWGELDYKFIRPIHNILALCGAKVVKFDLAGISSGNKTFGHRYTAARAPQLVTRVADLPAYKKQLLKLGVVVDQDERSASIKKQVEAAAKKHGAAALITDDLLSEVTFLAENPVVYVGSFKQEFLDIPQEVLITSMKKNQKYFPLVDAGGKLQAKFAVVTDGCTNAKVVEGNEKVLTARLSDARFFFEEDKREPLQMRIADLEKVAFFEKLGTIYQKTERMAKLGEWLGKRLGLDETGLKQVKRITQLCKADLTTKMVFEFPELQGVMGREYAKLSGEDPAVALGIFEHYLPRSADDELPKSLPGTVAALADRLDSIVGSFSAGNIPTGSEDPYGIRRAVQGIIKIVIDKKLDLLLDEAFQHSHKLYETLLPGSRDYPKIKAAILDFFVARLRPLLLDRGIRHDVAEAALGDFNDILDVVEKADALNAVASEPWFAGVIASADRLSRIAGHATRENVLEHDLADPEEKNLYQLYLKVNVAVAELCQKEKWAEAAKTLAQLTDPIELFFDKILVMHNDERLKTNRLALLKSLEKCYLAVADLKKIVIEGEKP